In Chryseobacterium gleum, a single genomic region encodes these proteins:
- the pgi gene encoding glucose-6-phosphate isomerase: MLSKINPTQTNSWKALDEHFGGNDFDLRTLFQYNPNRFNEFSLQKDNYLFDYSKNLIDSRTKDLLLQLAEECQLKDAISKMFSGDKINETEGRAVLHTALRDFSDREILVDGENIKPQIKRVLEHMKSFSEKIISGEHKGFSGKEITDVVNIGIGGSDLGPVMVCSALKHFKTRLNTHFVSNVDGNHIAEVVKNLNPETTLFIIASKTFTTQETMTNAHSAKDWFLKAGKQEDVAKHFVALSTNIEEVKKFGIAEENIFEFWDWVGGRYSLWSAIGLSIVLSVGYENFEQLLRGAYDTDQHFQTAEFSENIPVLMGLLGIWYRNFYAATTYAILPYSQYLDRFAAYFQQGDMESNGKCVDRNGEFVEYETGPIIWGEPGTNGQHAFYQLIHQGTELIPADFIAYAKSPNLVSDHQDKLLANFFAQTEALAFGKLEEEVEEELRNAGKSDEEIDRLINFKVFHGNTPTNSILFKELTPFSLGQLIALYEHKIFVQGVIWNIFSFDQFGVELGKVLANKILPELENNETISSHDSSTNGLINYYKKNK; the protein is encoded by the coding sequence ATGCTATCAAAAATAAATCCAACACAAACCAACAGCTGGAAAGCACTTGACGAGCACTTCGGTGGAAATGACTTTGACCTTAGAACTCTTTTCCAGTATAACCCGAACCGTTTTAATGAGTTTTCCCTGCAAAAGGACAACTACCTTTTTGATTATTCCAAAAATTTAATTGACTCAAGAACAAAAGATCTTTTATTACAATTGGCAGAAGAATGTCAGCTGAAAGATGCCATTTCCAAAATGTTCTCCGGAGATAAGATCAATGAAACAGAAGGAAGAGCGGTGTTGCACACAGCATTGAGAGATTTTTCTGACCGTGAAATCCTTGTGGATGGAGAAAACATCAAACCACAGATCAAACGAGTGCTTGAGCATATGAAATCTTTTTCTGAAAAAATTATTTCAGGAGAGCATAAAGGTTTCAGCGGCAAAGAGATCACAGATGTAGTCAACATCGGTATCGGAGGGTCAGATTTGGGTCCTGTGATGGTTTGTTCAGCGTTAAAGCATTTTAAAACAAGACTAAACACTCACTTTGTTTCCAATGTGGATGGAAATCATATTGCAGAAGTGGTGAAAAATCTGAATCCGGAGACCACTTTATTCATCATTGCTTCCAAGACCTTTACAACCCAGGAAACGATGACGAATGCGCATTCAGCGAAAGACTGGTTCCTGAAGGCGGGAAAACAGGAAGATGTGGCGAAGCATTTTGTTGCCTTATCTACCAATATTGAAGAAGTTAAGAAATTCGGAATTGCAGAAGAAAATATTTTTGAATTCTGGGATTGGGTTGGCGGAAGATATTCTCTTTGGAGTGCTATCGGATTAAGTATTGTTCTTTCTGTAGGATACGAAAACTTTGAACAGCTTTTGAGAGGTGCTTATGATACTGACCAGCACTTCCAGACAGCAGAATTCTCTGAAAATATTCCTGTATTAATGGGTCTTTTAGGAATCTGGTATCGTAATTTCTATGCAGCAACTACTTACGCAATTCTTCCTTATTCTCAATATCTTGACAGATTTGCAGCGTATTTTCAGCAGGGAGATATGGAAAGTAACGGAAAATGTGTTGACAGAAACGGTGAATTTGTGGAATATGAAACGGGACCTATCATTTGGGGAGAGCCGGGAACAAACGGACAGCACGCATTTTATCAATTGATTCACCAGGGAACAGAATTGATTCCGGCAGATTTTATTGCTTATGCTAAAAGCCCGAACCTTGTTTCTGATCATCAGGATAAATTATTGGCCAACTTTTTCGCTCAGACTGAAGCACTTGCCTTCGGAAAACTGGAAGAAGAAGTGGAGGAAGAACTTAGAAATGCAGGCAAATCTGATGAGGAAATAGACAGACTTATCAATTTTAAAGTCTTCCACGGAAATACACCGACTAACTCTATATTATTCAAAGAATTAACTCCTTTTTCATTAGGACAACTGATTGCTTTATATGAGCATAAAATTTTTGTTCAGGGTGTAATCTGGAATATTTTCAGCTTTGACCAGTTTGGAGTGGAATTAGGAAAAGTATTAGCCAATAAAATTCTTCCTGAGCTTGAGAACAATGAAACAATTAGCTCTCACGACAGTTCTACCAACGGATTGATCAATTACTATAAGAAAAACAAATAG
- a CDS encoding bifunctional 5,10-methylenetetrahydrofolate dehydrogenase/5,10-methenyltetrahydrofolate cyclohydrolase has translation MAEILDGLKVSKEIKAEIKVEVEKILESKRRAPHLVAILVGNNGASKAYVNSKVKDCEEVGFQSSLIKFPSTVSESELLEKIDELNKSKAVDGFIVQLPLPDQIDQEKIINAIDPRKDVDGFHPENFGKMALEMDTFLPATPFGILTLLERYNIETKGKDCVIIGRSKIVGRPMSILMGRKDFPGNSTVTLTHSYTKDIEEYTKKADIVITALGDPHFLKGDMIKEGAVIIDVGITRVDNDSPKGYYLAGDVDFDSCAAKASWITPVPGGVGPMTRAMLMKNTIIAYKTSVYND, from the coding sequence ATGGCAGAAATTCTTGACGGACTTAAAGTATCCAAGGAAATTAAAGCGGAGATCAAGGTTGAAGTAGAAAAGATTCTGGAAAGCAAAAGAAGAGCACCGCATCTGGTGGCTATTCTTGTAGGAAATAACGGAGCAAGCAAGGCTTATGTAAACTCCAAAGTGAAAGACTGTGAAGAAGTAGGATTTCAATCCAGCTTAATAAAATTTCCAAGCACAGTTTCTGAATCTGAACTATTGGAAAAGATTGACGAGCTTAACAAGTCTAAAGCAGTAGACGGATTTATCGTTCAGCTGCCTTTACCGGATCAGATTGACCAGGAGAAGATCATCAATGCAATTGATCCGAGAAAAGATGTGGATGGTTTCCATCCTGAAAATTTCGGGAAAATGGCCCTTGAGATGGATACTTTCTTACCGGCAACACCTTTCGGGATTTTAACATTATTGGAAAGATATAATATTGAAACGAAAGGGAAAGACTGTGTAATTATCGGAAGAAGTAAAATTGTAGGAAGACCGATGAGTATTCTTATGGGAAGAAAAGATTTCCCTGGGAACTCTACCGTTACCCTTACACACTCATATACAAAAGACATCGAAGAATACACCAAAAAAGCAGATATCGTTATTACCGCTTTAGGAGATCCTCACTTCTTAAAAGGAGATATGATCAAAGAAGGAGCCGTAATTATTGATGTGGGTATTACAAGAGTAGACAACGACTCTCCAAAAGGATATTACCTTGCAGGTGATGTGGATTTTGACAGCTGTGCAGCAAAAGCAAGCTGGATCACTCCGGTACCTGGAGGTGTAGGCCCAATGACGAGAGCAATGTTGATGAAAAATACCATCATTGCTTACAAAACTTCGGTCTATAACGACTAA
- a CDS encoding 7-carboxy-7-deazaguanine synthase QueE yields the protein MNKEEDILLKEGKMLPVMEHFYTLQGEGAHTGKAAYFIRLGGCDVGCHWCDVKESWDPELHPLMNAEEIAETAARHCKTIVLTGGEPLMWNLDILTSKLKELGCTIHIETSGAYPMSGHLDWITLSPKKTGLPKEEIYQKANELKVIIFNHHDFTFAQEQAAKVSENCKLYLQSEWSKRNDMYPKITDFILEHPEWQASVQTHKYLNIP from the coding sequence ATGAATAAAGAAGAAGATATTTTATTAAAAGAAGGTAAAATGCTCCCTGTGATGGAGCATTTTTACACTTTACAGGGAGAAGGGGCACATACCGGAAAAGCCGCCTATTTTATCAGGCTGGGAGGTTGTGATGTAGGATGTCACTGGTGTGATGTAAAAGAAAGCTGGGACCCTGAGCTTCACCCTCTTATGAATGCAGAAGAAATTGCAGAAACGGCTGCCAGACACTGTAAAACAATTGTGTTGACCGGCGGTGAGCCTTTAATGTGGAATCTGGACATCCTGACATCCAAACTGAAAGAATTGGGATGTACGATCCATATTGAGACTTCAGGAGCCTATCCTATGAGCGGACATCTGGATTGGATTACTCTTTCACCGAAGAAAACAGGTCTTCCGAAAGAAGAAATTTATCAAAAGGCCAATGAGCTTAAAGTAATTATTTTCAATCATCATGATTTTACGTTTGCTCAGGAGCAGGCAGCAAAAGTTTCTGAAAACTGTAAGCTTTATCTTCAGAGTGAATGGAGCAAGAGAAATGACATGTATCCGAAGATCACAGATTTCATCCTGGAACACCCTGAATGGCAGGCATCCGTTCAGACTCATAAATATCTGAATATCCCGTAA
- a CDS encoding exopolysaccharide biosynthesis polyprenyl glycosylphosphotransferase, whose amino-acid sequence MQRIRYSRYLKSIIMLLDLMVIASIFIFFFITRNESLKYHRETWYQNIFSLILLFLFWVLLSGRTKIYNIPRNLTYTLFLERLLIHFLFFILGVLLIGKVSKNVFFNSDIYWLSLYLFIFIFLVKSLIYFAIKYIRSLGANYRNVMFLGDSHSTEILKNIFTERKDYGYRIFEYGHAELNLSELIAFWKKNGIHTLFLSMENSYDENMENEIFKLAEDNKIHISLIPSITQSDFFLYDLGYIQTQPVLNQARYPLDYYSNYLMKRTFDIVFSVIILVFICSWLFPIIAILIKTTSKGPVFFLQKRYGFHEEVFNCIKFRTMVVNDESTTKTTSLNDSRITRVGKFLRKTSLDELPQFINVLKGEMSVVGPRPHMLSVDNYYKPKIGRYSLRSMVSPGITGLAQVNGLRGDFGDVEVEMKKRVLADAFYVRNWSFVLDLVIILKTTFLVIGGDKNAK is encoded by the coding sequence ATGCAGAGAATTCGATACTCTAGATACCTGAAATCGATCATTATGTTGCTTGACCTCATGGTTATTGCATCTATCTTCATATTCTTTTTTATAACCAGAAACGAAAGTTTAAAATACCATAGAGAAACCTGGTATCAGAATATTTTTTCTCTGATTCTGTTGTTTTTATTCTGGGTGCTTCTCAGCGGCAGAACAAAAATATACAATATCCCGAGGAACCTTACCTATACCTTGTTTCTTGAACGTCTTTTAATTCATTTCCTTTTTTTTATACTTGGTGTTCTGCTTATAGGAAAGGTTAGTAAAAATGTATTTTTCAATTCGGATATTTACTGGCTTTCACTTTACCTTTTTATTTTCATCTTTTTGGTGAAATCATTGATCTATTTCGCCATCAAGTATATACGATCCCTTGGAGCCAATTACAGGAATGTCATGTTTTTGGGGGACAGCCATTCCACAGAAATTCTCAAGAATATTTTTACTGAGCGTAAAGATTATGGATACAGAATATTTGAATACGGACATGCTGAGCTTAACCTCAGTGAATTAATCGCTTTCTGGAAAAAGAACGGGATCCATACCTTGTTTTTATCAATGGAAAACTCGTATGATGAAAACATGGAAAACGAAATTTTTAAACTGGCAGAAGATAACAAGATTCATATTTCACTCATACCAAGTATTACACAAAGCGATTTCTTCCTTTATGATCTTGGATATATACAGACTCAGCCGGTACTTAACCAGGCCCGGTATCCGCTGGATTATTACTCTAATTATCTGATGAAAAGAACATTTGACATTGTCTTTTCTGTTATTATTTTGGTTTTTATCTGTTCATGGCTCTTCCCTATTATTGCCATTTTAATCAAAACTACTTCCAAAGGACCTGTTTTTTTCCTTCAGAAAAGATATGGCTTTCACGAAGAAGTTTTTAATTGTATCAAATTCAGAACAATGGTTGTCAATGATGAATCTACCACCAAAACCACATCTTTGAATGACTCCAGAATCACCAGAGTAGGGAAATTTTTAAGAAAAACCAGTCTTGATGAACTTCCTCAGTTTATTAACGTTCTGAAAGGAGAAATGTCTGTGGTAGGTCCCCGCCCGCACATGTTGTCGGTTGACAATTATTATAAACCAAAAATCGGAAGATACAGCTTAAGAAGTATGGTTAGTCCGGGTATTACAGGACTTGCACAGGTAAACGGACTGCGTGGTGACTTCGGGGATGTGGAAGTAGAGATGAAGAAAAGGGTTCTGGCCGATGCTTTTTATGTAAGAAACTGGAGTTTTGTACTTGATCTTGTTATTATTTTAAAAACTACTTTTTTGGTCATCGGAGGAGATAAAAATGCAAAATAA
- a CDS encoding MlaE family ABC transporter permease, translating into MLKKFFTAVGEYIILLGKSLQKPQKMRVFWKLFMREINDLGVNSFGLVVFTSIFVGAVVAIQMFNNFDASSFPIPTSFVGYATKAVLVLEFSPTIISLILAGKVGSYIASSIGTMRVSEQIDALDIMGVNSPNFLIFPKIVACVLFNPLLIAISIVFGIGGGYIAGILTGNWTENDYIVGIQMYMPNLFIYYAFIKTTVFAFIIATVPSYFGYNVKGGSLEVGRASTQAVVWTMVFIIISELILTQLILS; encoded by the coding sequence ATGTTAAAAAAGTTTTTCACAGCGGTAGGGGAGTACATTATCCTCTTAGGAAAATCCCTGCAGAAACCTCAGAAAATGAGAGTTTTCTGGAAGCTGTTTATGAGAGAAATTAATGATTTGGGAGTAAATTCTTTCGGGCTTGTAGTCTTCACATCAATATTTGTGGGGGCTGTAGTGGCCATTCAAATGTTCAATAACTTTGATGCTTCATCATTTCCTATTCCTACTTCATTTGTAGGATATGCTACAAAAGCAGTATTGGTTCTGGAGTTTTCGCCAACCATTATCAGTCTCATTCTGGCAGGTAAAGTAGGTTCCTATATTGCATCCAGTATTGGAACGATGAGGGTTTCCGAACAGATTGATGCCCTGGACATCATGGGGGTCAACTCACCAAATTTTCTGATTTTCCCTAAAATTGTTGCCTGTGTTCTCTTTAACCCTCTTCTTATTGCCATCAGTATTGTATTTGGTATCGGCGGAGGATATATTGCAGGAATTCTGACCGGTAACTGGACAGAGAACGACTATATTGTGGGAATTCAAATGTATATGCCCAATCTGTTCATCTATTATGCATTTATCAAAACAACTGTTTTTGCCTTCATCATTGCTACTGTACCTTCTTATTTCGGATACAATGTGAAAGGAGGATCGCTGGAAGTAGGTAGAGCCAGTACACAGGCGGTAGTGTGGACAATGGTATTCATTATCATTTCCGAATTAATTTTAACCCAATTAATATTAAGCTGA
- a CDS encoding ABC transporter ATP-binding protein: MIEVKDLKKSFGDVEVLKGISTSFDKGKVNLIIGQSGSGKTVFLKSLLNVYMPSSGEILFDGKDINTMTRDEKQHLRSEIGTVFQGSALFDSLTVEENIMFPLDMFTNLTYREKKKRVFEVIGRVHLDKAEKKYPSEISGGMQKRVAIARAIVNNPKYLFCDEPNSGLDPYTSKVIDDLLYEITKEYNTTTIVNTHDMNSVMTIGEKIVYLRLGIKEWEGNKDILITAGNKNLIDFVYSSELFKELREYLLENNKTIETTNTKIDDNEKGT; encoded by the coding sequence ATGATTGAGGTAAAAGATCTTAAGAAAAGTTTTGGAGATGTTGAAGTACTTAAGGGAATTTCAACTTCATTTGATAAAGGAAAGGTAAACCTGATCATCGGACAGAGTGGCTCAGGAAAAACTGTTTTTCTTAAAAGTTTATTGAATGTATATATGCCTTCATCAGGGGAAATCCTGTTTGACGGAAAAGATATCAATACCATGACAAGGGATGAAAAGCAGCATCTCCGCTCAGAAATCGGGACTGTATTCCAGGGGAGTGCATTATTTGACTCTTTAACTGTGGAAGAAAATATCATGTTCCCTCTTGACATGTTCACCAATCTTACCTACCGGGAGAAAAAGAAAAGGGTTTTTGAAGTAATAGGAAGAGTACATCTTGATAAAGCCGAAAAAAAATACCCTTCTGAAATTTCAGGAGGAATGCAGAAAAGGGTTGCTATTGCAAGAGCCATTGTGAATAATCCCAAATATCTGTTTTGTGATGAGCCCAATTCCGGACTTGATCCTTATACCTCAAAGGTAATAGATGATCTTCTGTATGAAATCACAAAAGAATACAATACCACTACCATCGTCAATACCCACGATATGAACTCTGTAATGACAATTGGCGAGAAAATTGTATACCTAAGACTGGGAATTAAAGAATGGGAAGGTAACAAAGACATTCTGATTACTGCAGGCAATAAAAACCTGATTGACTTCGTTTATTCTTCAGAACTGTTTAAGGAGCTGAGAG